One Natrinema marinum genomic window carries:
- a CDS encoding calcium/sodium antiporter, with the protein MMLGDAASLVVGVLALWLGARLLVTGAARLASAAGVSALVVGLTVVAFGTSAPEIVVSTGAALEGRGGVAVGNVVGSNVFNLGVILGLVAVIAPFRVAEQLLRRDVLAMAASTVVAAAVLATAVVSRLEGAVLLLLLGAYLGALVVAVRNVGDSNATDGREAASHESADGASTAEVASGEVSVRFGLEVGRVVGGLALVIVGGRLLVDAAVGLALAAGVSEWVVGATVVAAGTSLPELVTSVVAARRGDTSIAAGNVVGSNVFNVLGVLGIAAAVRPLAVDPGVFLALAWLAVLTVFATAVLATGRRLTRLEGATLVAFGAGYWIVSIAG; encoded by the coding sequence ATGATGCTCGGAGACGCGGCGTCGCTCGTCGTCGGTGTGCTCGCCCTGTGGCTCGGCGCGCGGCTGCTCGTGACCGGTGCCGCGAGGCTCGCGAGCGCGGCCGGCGTCTCCGCCCTCGTCGTCGGCCTCACGGTGGTCGCGTTCGGGACCTCCGCGCCGGAGATCGTCGTCTCGACCGGAGCCGCGCTCGAGGGCCGCGGCGGCGTCGCGGTCGGCAACGTCGTCGGTTCGAACGTGTTCAATCTCGGGGTGATACTCGGACTCGTCGCCGTCATCGCGCCGTTTCGCGTCGCCGAGCAGTTGCTTCGTCGGGACGTCCTCGCGATGGCCGCGTCGACGGTCGTTGCGGCCGCCGTCCTCGCGACCGCCGTCGTCTCGCGCCTCGAGGGTGCGGTCCTCCTGCTATTACTGGGCGCGTACCTCGGGGCGCTCGTCGTCGCGGTTCGGAACGTTGGTGACAGCAACGCCACGGATGGCAGGGAAGCTGCGTCACACGAGTCCGCCGACGGCGCGTCGACCGCAGAGGTGGCAAGCGGTGAGGTCTCGGTGCGGTTCGGTCTCGAGGTCGGCCGCGTCGTCGGTGGCCTCGCGCTGGTGATCGTCGGCGGTCGGCTGCTGGTCGACGCGGCGGTCGGGCTGGCGCTGGCCGCCGGCGTCTCGGAGTGGGTCGTCGGCGCGACGGTCGTCGCGGCCGGTACGTCGCTGCCGGAACTCGTGACCTCGGTGGTAGCCGCTCGCCGGGGCGATACGAGTATCGCCGCGGGTAACGTCGTCGGTTCGAACGTCTTCAACGTCCTCGGCGTGCTGGGGATTGCGGCCGCCGTTCGCCCGTTGGCGGTCGATCCGGGCGTCTTCCTCGCGTTGGCGTGGCTCGCCGTGCTGACAGTGTTCGCGACGGCCGTGCTGGCGACCGGGCGGCGACTGACCCGCCTCGAGGGTGCCACTCTCGTCGCGTTCGGTGCGGGGTACTGGATCGTCAGCATTGCAGGCTGA
- a CDS encoding NCS2 family permease — MGAIDQLAAYFEFDEHETDFTTELIAGITTFLAMSYIIVVNPTVLLPAIMGFNSEGGLNQQTTIDGSTYSSTEVFQMLAIATIIASVVAVLVMALYAKRPFGLAPGMGLNAFFTFTVVIGMGIPWQTALAAVFVEGIIFIAITAVGAREYVINLFPEPVKYSVGAGIGVFLLFIGLQEMQVVAADSATLVTLGDIAQNPAAILGLAGLFLTFVLWARGMKGAIIVGILGTAAAGWALLLAGVSTASAIAPETLLDSQTGELTFEAVTSPHYDITPLVGAFVEGLRDVDPLTFALVVFTFFFVDFFDTAGTLIGVSQFGGFLDEDGELPEMDKPLMADAVGTTVGAMVGTSTVTTYIESSTGVEEGGRTGFTALVVAVLFALSLVAVPVVAAIPAYASFIALVAVGVIMLQGVLDVDWEDPAWSVSAGLTITIMPLTYSIANGLAAGIIAYPLVKTAIGEHDDVRLGQWAIAVALVGYFYVYTSGMLG, encoded by the coding sequence ATGGGGGCCATCGACCAACTCGCGGCGTACTTCGAATTTGACGAACACGAGACAGATTTCACGACCGAACTGATCGCGGGGATCACGACGTTTCTGGCGATGTCGTACATCATCGTCGTCAACCCGACGGTGCTGTTGCCGGCGATCATGGGGTTCAACTCCGAAGGCGGACTCAATCAGCAGACGACCATTGACGGGAGCACCTACAGTTCGACGGAGGTGTTTCAGATGCTCGCGATCGCGACGATCATCGCGTCGGTCGTCGCGGTCCTCGTCATGGCGCTGTACGCCAAGCGGCCGTTCGGGCTCGCACCTGGCATGGGGCTGAACGCCTTCTTTACGTTCACCGTCGTGATCGGAATGGGGATTCCCTGGCAGACGGCCCTCGCGGCGGTCTTCGTCGAGGGAATCATCTTCATCGCCATCACGGCCGTCGGGGCTCGAGAGTACGTCATCAACCTCTTCCCCGAACCCGTGAAGTACTCCGTCGGCGCGGGTATCGGCGTCTTCCTCCTCTTCATCGGTCTCCAGGAGATGCAGGTCGTCGCGGCCGACTCCGCGACGCTGGTCACGCTCGGGGACATCGCACAGAACCCCGCTGCGATCCTCGGCCTCGCCGGGCTCTTCCTGACGTTCGTCCTCTGGGCGCGCGGGATGAAAGGCGCGATCATCGTCGGCATTCTCGGCACGGCCGCCGCCGGCTGGGCGCTCCTGCTCGCGGGCGTCTCGACGGCGTCGGCGATCGCGCCTGAAACGCTGCTCGATAGCCAGACCGGCGAGCTCACCTTCGAGGCGGTGACCTCGCCCCACTACGACATCACGCCGCTGGTCGGCGCGTTCGTCGAGGGACTACGCGACGTCGATCCGCTCACGTTTGCGCTCGTCGTGTTCACGTTCTTCTTCGTCGACTTCTTCGACACCGCCGGGACGCTCATCGGCGTCTCGCAGTTCGGCGGCTTCCTCGACGAAGACGGCGAGTTGCCCGAGATGGACAAGCCGCTGATGGCCGACGCCGTCGGGACCACCGTCGGCGCGATGGTCGGCACCTCGACGGTGACGACCTACATCGAGTCCTCGACCGGCGTCGAGGAGGGCGGTCGGACCGGCTTCACCGCGCTCGTGGTCGCGGTCCTGTTCGCGCTGTCGCTGGTCGCGGTACCGGTCGTCGCCGCTATCCCCGCCTACGCCTCGTTCATCGCGCTCGTCGCGGTCGGCGTCATCATGCTCCAGGGCGTCCTCGATGTCGACTGGGAGGATCCGGCGTGGTCGGTCTCCGCCGGATTGACCATCACAATCATGCCGCTGACCTACTCCATCGCCAACGGGCTCGCAGCGGGGATCATCGCCTACCCGCTCGTCAAGACCGCGATCGGCGAACACGACGACGTCCGCCTCGGCCAGTGGGCAATCGCCGTCGCCCTCGTCGGCTACTTCTACGTCTACACGAGCGGCATGCTCGGCTGA
- a CDS encoding DNA methyltransferase: MADDGDRHRQSRLFTDDDGGFDADRAREESLPVEDGEVIDTDELADHQRYVEGRGIYDERNRVNDLTGKEWKYATKSVIAEGYPTDVQHDLRSEHGGQKPPRLCAELIGRFSKAGDTVLDPFAGVGGTLLGASFCEHEGTGRREAIGFERTRRWIDIYHTVLERENEERRARGEQPLAEQDVRHGDCAELIDEVPDDSVDLLLTDVPYWHMDELEQTRNERRTRESKLGSFDDPDGDDADEDGASDADPSTADSEWETKADWLEDMAAKFDRFTDAVAPDGHLVVFIGDMYREQSYEFLSADLARAIEETAPVTLAATLIWYDPSKDLHVYGYPFSFVPSMVHQNVLVFRLESGDEGDS; the protein is encoded by the coding sequence ATGGCAGACGACGGGGACCGGCATCGACAGAGCCGGCTGTTCACGGACGACGACGGCGGGTTCGACGCCGATCGCGCACGCGAGGAATCGTTACCCGTCGAGGACGGCGAGGTGATCGACACCGACGAACTGGCCGATCACCAGCGCTACGTCGAGGGGCGGGGGATCTACGACGAGCGCAACCGGGTAAACGACCTCACCGGCAAGGAGTGGAAGTACGCCACGAAGTCGGTGATCGCCGAGGGCTACCCCACGGACGTGCAACACGACCTGCGAAGCGAACACGGCGGTCAGAAGCCCCCGCGGCTCTGTGCCGAGTTGATCGGCCGGTTCAGCAAGGCCGGCGACACCGTCCTCGACCCTTTCGCCGGCGTCGGCGGCACCTTACTGGGGGCGAGCTTCTGCGAACACGAGGGGACGGGCCGCCGCGAGGCCATCGGCTTCGAGCGCACCCGACGGTGGATCGATATCTACCACACCGTCCTCGAGCGGGAAAACGAGGAGCGCCGCGCCCGCGGCGAACAGCCGCTGGCCGAACAGGACGTGCGCCACGGCGACTGCGCCGAGTTGATCGACGAGGTACCCGACGACTCGGTCGACCTCCTGCTGACCGACGTGCCCTACTGGCACATGGACGAACTCGAGCAGACACGCAACGAGCGCCGCACGCGCGAGAGCAAACTGGGATCGTTCGACGACCCGGACGGCGACGACGCGGACGAGGACGGCGCCTCCGATGCGGACCCGTCCACCGCCGACAGCGAGTGGGAGACGAAAGCCGACTGGCTCGAGGACATGGCCGCGAAGTTCGATCGGTTCACCGACGCGGTCGCGCCCGACGGCCACCTCGTCGTCTTCATCGGCGACATGTACCGCGAGCAGTCCTACGAGTTCCTCTCGGCGGACCTCGCGCGCGCCATCGAGGAGACCGCGCCCGTGACGCTCGCCGCTACTCTGATCTGGTACGATCCGTCGAAGGACCTCCACGTCTACGGCTACCCGTTCTCGTTCGTCCCCTCGATGGTCCACCAGAACGTCCTCGTCTTCCGCCTCGAGTCGGGCGACGAGGGCGACTCGTGA
- a CDS encoding potassium channel family protein, protein MMFVIVGYGRVGSRTATILAEEGHEVVIVDDDIDRIERATDDGFETVRGDGADEEVLVEAEIEAADAIGAFTPDLNVNFAACMVGTHHGCRTVLRIDEDYREDIYEKYAAEVDEIVYPERLGAAGAKTALLGGDFNVVTDLAANLQLTVLEITDGSPAVGKRMSELELPESARIYAHGRAREPLTIPLPGTELAVGDEVAVITETDRADAVRSALLPASA, encoded by the coding sequence ATGATGTTTGTTATCGTGGGATATGGCCGCGTCGGCTCGCGGACAGCGACGATCCTCGCCGAGGAGGGTCACGAGGTCGTCATCGTCGACGACGATATCGATCGGATCGAGCGCGCGACCGACGACGGTTTCGAGACAGTACGGGGCGACGGCGCGGACGAGGAGGTTCTCGTCGAAGCTGAGATCGAAGCTGCAGACGCGATCGGCGCGTTCACACCCGATCTCAACGTCAACTTCGCGGCCTGCATGGTCGGCACCCACCACGGCTGTCGGACCGTGCTGCGGATCGACGAGGACTACCGCGAGGACATCTACGAGAAGTACGCCGCGGAGGTCGACGAGATCGTCTACCCCGAACGCCTCGGCGCCGCGGGCGCGAAGACGGCGCTGCTCGGCGGCGACTTCAACGTCGTCACCGACCTCGCGGCGAACCTCCAACTGACCGTCCTCGAGATCACGGACGGCTCGCCCGCGGTCGGCAAGCGGATGAGCGAACTCGAGTTGCCCGAGTCCGCGCGGATCTACGCCCACGGTCGCGCCCGCGAGCCGCTGACGATCCCGCTGCCGGGGACGGAACTCGCGGTCGGCGACGAGGTCGCGGTCATCACTGAGACCGATCGTGCGGACGCGGTTCGGTCGGCGCTGCTGCCAGCGAGCGCCTGA
- a CDS encoding transcriptional regulator, with the protein MSRSALVGNVTAMLEDAGFVVSDRCAIRPKSFDIAARRGDDLILVKILANIDAFNEATGHEMRRLGTYLQATPLVIGLRSRDEDLKPDVVYFRHGVPVFSPDTAYNLFIEDVPPLIYAAPGGLYVNIDGDLLADERQDRDWSLGQLASELGVSRRTVSKYEDGMNASVEVAMALEDLFEAPLTSPVDVLEGADEVHESDATPDDPEADPDDEQVVAVLTRAGYQVHPTVRSPFTAVSEDEDDSDIVLTGHSKFTKAAEKRARIMSSIGHVTRTRSVYVVDRAKQESVDGTALVERDELAELRNADELRDVIRERSEREEAA; encoded by the coding sequence GACGCGGGATTCGTGGTCAGCGACCGGTGTGCGATCCGGCCGAAGAGCTTCGACATCGCTGCACGACGCGGCGACGACCTGATCCTCGTCAAGATCCTCGCGAACATCGACGCGTTCAACGAGGCGACCGGCCACGAGATGCGCCGCCTGGGGACCTACCTCCAGGCGACGCCGCTCGTCATCGGTCTGCGCAGCCGCGACGAGGACCTCAAGCCCGACGTCGTCTACTTCCGCCACGGCGTCCCCGTCTTCAGTCCCGACACGGCGTACAACCTGTTCATTGAGGACGTGCCGCCGTTGATCTACGCCGCCCCCGGCGGCCTCTACGTCAATATCGACGGCGACCTGCTGGCCGACGAGCGCCAGGACCGCGACTGGAGCCTGGGCCAACTGGCGAGCGAACTCGGCGTCTCCCGGCGGACCGTCTCGAAGTACGAAGACGGGATGAACGCCTCCGTCGAGGTCGCGATGGCCTTAGAGGACCTGTTCGAGGCCCCCCTCACGAGCCCGGTCGACGTGCTCGAGGGAGCCGACGAGGTCCACGAGAGCGACGCGACACCGGACGATCCAGAAGCGGATCCGGACGACGAGCAGGTGGTCGCGGTCCTCACGCGGGCCGGCTATCAGGTCCATCCGACGGTCCGCTCGCCGTTTACGGCGGTCAGCGAGGACGAAGACGACAGCGACATCGTCCTCACCGGCCACTCGAAGTTCACCAAGGCGGCCGAAAAGCGCGCCCGGATCATGAGTTCGATCGGCCACGTCACCCGGACGCGGTCGGTCTACGTCGTCGACCGGGCGAAACAGGAGTCCGTCGACGGCACGGCGCTGGTCGAACGCGACGAACTCGCGGAACTTCGCAACGCCGACGAACTCAGAGACGTGATCCGCGAGCGCTCCGAGCGCGAAGAAGCGGCCTGA
- a CDS encoding glutathione S-transferase N-terminal domain-containing protein, with product MAEITMYELPGCPYCAKVRSKLDELELDYDTIEVPRSHDDRTEVEKVSGQTGVPVIVDEANGVDGMSESDDIVAYLEKTYGDGAA from the coding sequence ATGGCAGAGATCACGATGTACGAGCTCCCCGGCTGCCCGTACTGCGCGAAGGTCCGCTCGAAGCTCGACGAACTCGAGCTCGACTACGACACCATCGAGGTTCCCCGGTCCCACGATGACCGGACCGAAGTCGAGAAGGTCAGCGGCCAGACCGGCGTCCCGGTCATCGTCGACGAGGCAAACGGCGTCGACGGAATGAGCGAGAGCGACGACATCGTCGCCTACCTCGAGAAGACCTACGGCGACGGCGCGGCGTAA